In one Brassica oleracea var. oleracea cultivar TO1000 chromosome C9, BOL, whole genome shotgun sequence genomic region, the following are encoded:
- the LOC106319124 gene encoding protein SDE2 homolog, which translates to MADQSPKPLQFFVRLLNGKSITLAFSSPLAYVDQIKHRIFDHTKIPIHLQRLIHGGHQISDGSAVSQSDSTVNLVLSLRGGKGGFGSLLRGAATKAGQKKTNNFDACRDMSGRRLRHVNAEKRLEEWKEGEEERRLERLAHEFLKKQASKVKEGVGNGATQKYVKKYKEESDKCIEAVDLALKESFKNGKRKVYAESEKSKRLKIWKGKRAVEDSDSDDSSDEEDEESVVLSNGSQVVLDKGTGESSGSVMDGGNASGGSGSEEEKDVVVNQCSDVPKGEVTGVQVVIEEKMDDSSLTVVDAVVQNEKEENSCGDAEKNRVEAASETLVSSVPVKNQGNDSEVKTVGAAGDTESVDAAMCCKPEEPLNFDDFNSAKDMEVMGMERLKSELQSRGLKCGGTLQERAARLFLLKSTPIDKLPKKLLAKK; encoded by the exons ATGGCGGATCAGAGCCCTAAGCCGTTGCAGTTCTTCGTGAGATTACTCAACGGAAAATCGATAACCCTAGCTTTCTCCTCTCCGTTAGCCTATGTCGACCAGATCAAGCATCGGATCTTCGATCACACGAAGATCCCGATTCATCTACAGCGTCTGATACACGGAGGACACCAGATCTCCGACGGATCCGCGGTTTCTCAATCCGATTCCACCGTGAACCTCGTCCTCTCCCTCCGCGGAGGTAAGGGAGGATTCGGCTCCTTGCTCCGCGGCGCGGCGACGAAGGCTGGGCAGAAGAAGACGAACAACTTCGACGCGTGTAGGGATATGAGCGGGAGGAGGCTGAGGCATGTCAACGCGGAGAAGAGGCTTGAGGAGTGGAAGGAAGGTGAGGAGGAGAGGAGGCTTGAGAGGTTGGCTCATGAGTTTTTGAAGAAGCAGGCGAGTAAGGTGAAGGAAGGCGTTGGCAATGGAGCGACGCAGAAGTATGTGAAGAAGTATAAGGAAGAGTCTGATAAGTGTATTGAGGCGGTGGACTTGGCGTTGAAAGAGTCTTTTAAGAACGGGAAGAGGAAGGTTTATGCTGAATCTGAAAAGTCCAAGCGGCTCAAGATATG GAAGGGGAAGAGAGCTGTTGAAGATAGTGACAGTGATGATAGCAGCGACGAGGAGGATGAGGAATCTGTTGTTTTAAGCAATGGCAGCCAAGTTGTTCTGGATAAGGGTACTGGTGAAAGCTCGGGCTCTGTTATGGATGGAGGTAATGCTTCCGGTGGTAGCGGTTCAGAGGAAGAGAAAGACGTTGTGGTGAACCAATGTTCAGATGTACCTAAGGGAGAGGTTACTGGGGTTCAAGTGGTGATCGAAGAAAAGATGGATGATTCTTCTTTGACTGTTGTTGATGCAGTGGTTCAAAATGAAAAGGAGGAGAATTCATGTGGAGACGCTGAGAAGAATCGGGTCGAAGCAGCTTCTGAAACGTTGGTTAGTTCTGTCCCTGTTAAGAATCAAGGTAATGATTCTGAAGTAAAGACAGTAGGAGCTGCGGGAGACACGGAGTCTGTTGATGCAGCAATGTGTTGCAAACCTGAGGAACCGCTTAACTTTGATGACTTCAACTCAGCGAAAGATATGGAG GTTATGGGGATGGAGAGATTAAAGAGTGAGCTTCAGTCTCGTGGACTGAAATGTGGAGGGACATTGCAAGAGAGGGCTGCGAGGCTGTTCTTGCTTAAATCAACACCAATCGATAAGCTCCCAAAGAAATTGCTGGCCAAGAAATGA
- the LOC106312888 gene encoding lysine-specific demethylase JMJ25-like produces MEERKGKRIRSEEDPPRSSDKRRKTRKKEDENVLSRRGSSSSEGRRRGRDMSSPDKDESEGTRKYAGLTCHQCKIMMSSKTDLVFCSICINKRYCKDCITRWYPERTPEGVKAACPFCMGNCNCRACLREPLAVKIQSEKDDNVKLKQLQYLLVKVLPVLRAIYTEQDNELEIETAIRGVPVTESDVAKCEVHPSVRIYCDLCSTSIANFLRSCQNPNCSSDICLSCCKELRDGESFSNSDGTIPCPPKERGGCGTSTLELRRLRKRDLVQKLITDAEELTLHTKPQDVDFAHECSSCTASSRRQAASRKNGHDNFLYSPNALDLAEDDNAHFQSHWIKAEPVIVRNVLEKTSGLSWEPMVMWRACREMDPKANCKGEAKAVKAVDCLDWCEVEINIHQFFDGYLKGRMHCNGWPEMLKLKDWPPSALFEERLPRHNDEFMSALPFFDYTDPESGILNLATRLPDGSLKPDLGPKTYIAYGFHEELNRGDSVTKLHCDVSDAVNVLTHTTKVDLTPRQYQRIKLEQRRYAKAQLRKQQENKSLGEVDKDEIILIENEEDLKNCNGLLGEQSLKDKASKEEPSNSIAGPSRSQKGECTKVERADDPMEGSSSLYSCTGAMESGHDPKVDVGLITQENVTVKYESIADENHDNVCLKTGRLSPSQREADSSVENELKMPTKETEMMPTLPSTPPWDEEDRPPRPVVSTSAESIQEQKLDAPKETNESSKAVHGGAVWDIFRREDVPKLVEYLKRHKHEFRHLYNEPVKSVSHPIHDQSMFLNERQKKQLKEEFDIEPWTFVQHLGEAVFIPAGCPHQVRNIQSCIKVALDFVAPESVEECLRLTEEFRRLPKVHRSNEDKLELKKIVLHAASSAIREAKKLVQKSKIQ; encoded by the exons ATGGAGGAAAGGAAGGGTAAGCGGATTAGGTCAGAGGAAGATCCCCCGAGATCTTCTGACAAGCGACGTAAGACGAGGAAGAAGGAAGATGAGAATGTCCTGAGCAGAAGAGGATCTTCGAGTTCTGAGGGAAGAAGAAGAGGAAGAGACATGTCTTCTCCCGACAAG GATGAGTCTGAAGGAACAAGAAAGTATGCTGGTTTGACTTGTCATCAGTGTAAGATCATGATGAGTAGTAAGACTGATCTTGTCTTCTGTTCAATATGTATCAATAAGCGCTACTGCAAGGACTGCATCACTAGATG GTATCCAGAGAGAACACCCGAGGGAGTTAAAGCTGCTTGTCCTTTCTGTATGGGGAATTGCAACTGCAGAGCTTGTTTGCGAGAGCCTTTGGCCGTCAAG ATACAAAGTGAAAAGGATGATAATGTCAAGCTCAAGCAGTTGCAGTACCTATTAGTTAAAGTCCTTCCTGTTCTTAGGGCTATTTATACAGAGCAGGACAATGAACTAGAGATTGAAACAGCGATTAGAG GAGTGCCTGTGACAGAATCTGATGTTGCTAAGTGCGAGGTTCATCCAAGTGTACGCATATACTG TGACCTCTGCAGCACATCCATTGCCAATTTTCTCAGAAGCTGTCAGAACCCAAATTGTTCTTCCGACATATGTCTCTCTTGCTGCAAGGAACTGAGAGATGGCGAGAGTTTCTCTAACTCCGACGGTACCATTCCCTGCCCACCAAAGGAACGTGGTGGTTGTGGTACCTCAACACTGGAGTTGAGACGTTTGCGCAAACGTGATTTGGTCCAAAAACTGATAACCGATGCAGAGGAACTTACTCTACACACTAAACCACAAGATGTGGATTTTGCTCATGAATGTTCCTCATGCACTGCCAGTTCTAGAAGGCAAGCTGCTTCTAGGAAGAACGGTCATGATAACTTCTTATACTCCCCAAACGCTCTTGATCTAGCCGAAGACGACAATGCTCATTTCCAGTCGCATTGGATAAAGGCAGAGCCTGTTATAGTCAGAAACGTTCTGGAGAAGACATCAGGACTAAGCTGGGAGCCAATGGTTATGTGGAGGGCGTGTAGAGAAATGGATCCTAAGGCTAATTGCAAAGGTGAGGCAAAAGCTGTGAAGGCTGTGGACTGCTTGGACTGGTGTGAGGTTGAGATAAACATTCATCAGTTTTTCGATGGCTACTTAAAAGGGAGAATGCATTGCAACGGTTGGCCAGAGATGTTGAAACTGAAGGATTGGCCTCCATCAGCTTTGTTTGAAGAGCGGCTTCCGAGGCATAATGATGAGTTCATGTCTGCGTTGCCTTTCTTTGATTACACTGATCCAGAGTCTGGTATCTTGAATCTTGCTACAAGACTTCCAGATGGATCCTTGAAGCCAGATCTTGGACCAAAGACGTACATTGCTTATGGTTTCCATGAGGAGCTTAATAGAGGAGACTCTGTGACAAAGCTACATTGTGATGTTTCTGACGCG GTCAATGTGCTGACACACACAACTAAAGTGGATTTAACTCCCAGACAATACCAAAGGATAAAATTAGAACAGAGAAGATATGCAAAAGCACAATTGCGTAAACAACAGGAAAACAAGTCACTGGGAGAAGTAGATAAAGATGAAATAATCTTGATTGAGAATGAGGAAGATTTAAAGAATTGCAATGGTCTTTTGGGGGAACAGAGCTTGAAGGACAAGGCATCTAAAGAAGAACCATCAAACAGCATTGCTGGACCGTCCAGATCACAAAAAG GTGAATGTACTAAAGTTGAAAGAGCTGATGATCCTATGGAAGGATCTTCTAGTTTGTATTCTTGCACTGGTGCTATGGAGTCAGGTCATGATCCAAAGGTGGATGTGGGTTTGATAACTCAGGAGAATGTAACAGTGAAATATGAATCAATTGCTGACGAGAATCATGATAACGTCTGTTTGAAGACAGGGAGATTATCTCCAAGTCAAAGAGAAGCTGATTCATCCGTGGAGAATGAACTAAAGATGCCAACAAAGGAAACTGAGATGATGCCAACACTTCCTTCAACTCCCCCGTGGGATGAAGAAGATAGGCCCCCACGGCCTGTCGTCAGTACAAGTGCGGAATCAATACAAGAGCAGAAACTAGATGCTCCAAAAGAAACAAATGAGAGTTCAAAGGCTGTGCACGGTGGTGCTGTGTGGGACATCTTTCGAAGAGAGGATGTTCCAAAACTTGTTGAGTATTTGAAAAGGCACAAGCATGAGTTTCGTCACCTCTACAACGAACCTGTGAAATCT GTGTCACACCCAATTCATGACCAAAGTATGTTCTTGAATGAAAGACAGAAGAAACAGCTCAAGGAGGAGTTCG ATATAGAACCATGGACCTTTGTGCAACACCTCGGTGAAGCTGTCTTTATCCCTGCAGGTTGTCCTCACCAAGTGAGGAACATACAG TCATGCATAAAGGTGGCACTAGATTTTGTTGCCCCTGAAAGCGTAGAGGAATGTCTTAGGCTAACAGAGGAGTTCCGGAGACTACCAAAAGTTCACAGATCCAACGAAGATAAACTAGAG CTTAAGAAGATAGTGCTGCATGCTGCCAGCTCAGCCATAAGAGAGGCAAAAAAGCTAGTGCAAAAGTCCAAGATACAATGA